Part of the Pyricularia oryzae 70-15 chromosome 3, whole genome shotgun sequence genome, AGCAACGGCAGTGACACTGTGTTGCGGACTGTGACGTCGAGACCCACCGCAGCTTGCCACAGCAACGGCTGGAACAGTGCAAACCTGGCAAGGCTGCTCTATTGGTGGGGATCGTGGACAAGGGGGCACAGCAACTGTTGCTCCAAATCTTTTTGGCTTGCAAATCCTTGGATTCGAACTCGGTTGTGCCTGGATGACCAAGGTGACGTGCGTCTCGCCTGGTTCCCACCGGTCTCGTGCATCGCAAAACGGCACGTGGGTGGACACTCACTTGCCAGTTTAGCACGCCTGCGGCACAAGTCGCCATCACGAGGTCCCATTGCCAATCTGGTGTCGGGATGGAGGCTTTAACCGGTCGTCTAGTTTTCCTACGGTCTGCTTCCTGCTGCTCTTTTCGCATCGCTGCCGTTTGACCAAGGGGGAACGGTTCGATTTCAATTATGCTGTGTGGCTAGACTAATGTAGGTTATGTCGATCTAGCACACGCCTAACTTGATTATCTCCTTGCCGAGTCCGTACGTACAGCAGGACAAGGAAACATCCGCCGTCCGGCTCGCACACCTTGGTCTGCAGGAGTAAGCCGTAATCCGGTTGGTCGTTTGGCGAACCCCCTTTAACCATATATGGGCACCTCAAGGGATCTTATCAAGCTCATCACATGCCGCCTTTTCCCTAATATTCAACATTCGTCATCACCGTCGTCACCATTATCATTACTGCCCAAACACGCTTGTAAGGGCGCCTCCATATCCCTCATACGACGAGTTGAGCTTCTCAATGTCGTAGTCGTTCCAGTAACCACCACCCGCGAGGTTGTACTGCGAGTTCCAGTTGGCGAATCTGGTCTGCGCCTGGGCCGGGGTGTTCCCATGGTCGGGCTTGTAGTCATTGTTGACCCACAGCAGCGGCACGATCTTCATGCCGAGGCGTGTCTGCCAGGTCCCCGGGTTGTTGGCCGCCCCTCCGTCGTACACCTGCAGGTATTGGCGGTCGAGCAGACCCGGCACGGAGGCGTTGATGCGGTTCTGCACGTCGGCCCAAAAGTTCATGTTTGTGTACGGCGCGGTCGAGTACTTGTAGCCCATGAGGCCCAGCATCTGCGCAAAGTCGACGGTGCTGGGCACGTGGTAGACGCTCTCGTCGTCGTTGTTGAAGGCGTCCAGCTCCCAGGTCTGCTTGAGCACGTCGAACGCGCGGTACAGCGGCGTCGAGGCCCCCGTGCCGTCCGCGGCGATGCGGTCGCGTATCACCTGGAACGTGGTGTCGTGCGACACCAGCGAGACCTCGACGCGCTCGATCAATGTCGGGGCCGTCTTGAGGGAAGTGATCTTGTCGGTGAGGGCCTGGCCGCCCACGTAGCTTCCGTTGGTTACTACGGGCCAGTCGACGGGGTTACCGTCGCTGCCGGTCGAGTAGTAGACCAGATCGGCGTTTGGCAGGATGCCTATGCGGAAGAGGAGGACGGTATCGAAGCCCGATGTTTTGAGAGCGTGCGTGTCGGACTGCATGACATCTTTGAAGAGGTAGATGGCTTTGACATTTTGCGCCACTGCACAGCTTGCCAGCGCAAGAAGCGAGGCCAAGCCCGATCGAATCGGCGTAAACAACATTGCGACTGGGTTAAATTCCTCAGACTTCAAATGACCAAAGTCAGTCTGGTGGTGATGCTCTTTGGCaacggcaggggcggacacaTCCCCATGTTTTATGTAGCAGCC contains:
- a CDS encoding coagulation factor 5/8 type domain-containing protein; this encodes MLFTPIRSGLASLLALASCAVAQNVKAIYLFKDVMQSDTHALKTSGFDTVLLFRIGILPNADLVYYSTGSDGNPVDWPVVTNGSYVGGQALTDKITSLKTAPTLIERVEVSLVSHDTTFQVIRDRIAADGTGASTPLYRAFDVLKQTWELDAFNNDDESVYHVPSTVDFAQMLGLMGYKYSTAPYTNMNFWADVQNRINASVPGLLDRQYLQVYDGGAANNPGTWQTRLGMKIVPLLWVNNDYKPDHGNTPAQAQTRFANWNSQYNLAGGGYWNDYDIEKLNSSYEGYGGALTSVFGQ